From the Aerococcus viridans genome, the window GCCCCTAATTCGCCACCAGTTAGTACATAATCTCCAACCGAAATTTCATCGGTCACATATGATCGAATCCGCTCGTCATAGCCTTCGTAATGACCACAAATAAAGATCAGATGATCGTCTTTTGCGAATGACTCCGCATGTTTCTGCGTAAAAGTTTCACCAGCTGGATCCATCAAAACCACGCGTTTTTTCGTATTAGGATGTTTACCCTCAATTTCTTCTAAGGCATCATTGATGGGGTCAACCCGCAATAACATACCAGCACCACCGCCATAAGGATAATCGTCCACATGCCCGTGTTTGTTTACTGCAAACTTACGAAAGTCCGTCACATCAATATTGGCCACCCCTTTTTCCTGGGCCTTCCCAATAATCGACGTGTTCATCGGACCTTCAAACATCTCTGGAAAAAGGCTTAATACATCAATCTGCATTAGGCGTCACCCTTTTCCGCGTCCACATCATCAATCAGACCGTCCATCGGGTCAATCACAACTCGGTTATCATCCAGATCAATCTCTAACACAATATCTTCAATATAAGGAATCAAGATATCCTTCCCTTTATTTGGACGTTGAATAGCCCAAACATCATTAGACGGTAGTGACGTAATCTCCCGGACCTTGCCTAGATAAGTCTCATCAGTCGTATAGACTTCTAAACCAATAATATCATCATAATAAAACTCATTCTCATCCAATTCGTCCGCCTCGCGCTCAGTGCCCGCAACCTTCAAATCAAACCCTTTGAATTTTTCTACATCATTAATATTGTCCTTGCCCTTAAAATGCAACAAATTGAAATTCTTATGCAGACGGTGACCATCCACCTCAACAGTCTCAACCAACTTGTCACCATTAAAAATCGCCAAAGTCGCACCAATTCTAAACCGCTCTTCCGGGAAATCAGTTGTCGCCATCACACGGACTTCACCGCGTAAGGCCTGCGTATTCACGATTTTCCCGACCAAATAATACTGCTCTTCAGCCATGCCCTCAATCTTCACCATATCTATTGCCTTCCCTTCTTATGTGCCTATCTTCCAACCTTCAAACCACTTATTAGAATAGGACACACCTCACATTTCTAGCGACCACTGTAATTAAAAATAACATGGTCAAACGTCAGTCTTATTTTACATCAATACACCTTAAAAACCAAGATAACACGACGAATCCCAAAAGTGCCCCATCCAAAAGTTGTTTAAAGATATCAAAAAAAGACGCAGACATTTCTGTCTACGCCCTCAAAAAGCGAATCGCTTTGTTACAAACTTTGTATAAACCCAATTATAAGGGAGCTCGACTATCGCACCTTGTGAAGTTGAGCTCGCCTATCGCACCCTGTTTAGTCGGGTTCGAGTCTCCAGAAAGAACTACGTTTCAGATTAGATTGTAACTGACTTCGTCAGCTACTGCTCTAATCTTCCAACGTTTTCTTTCTGAACGTCGACTCTTACACCCTGTTTAATCTTCTCTATCTATTACCAAGCGAATTCTCTTTGGTCCTTCTACTCGGACTGAATAGATAATGGTACGGATTGCGTTTGCAACGCGGCCACCCTTGCCAATCACCCGGCCTACATCATCAGGATGTAGCAACAAATGGTATTCTAAAAATTCATCTCCATCAACAATGTGCAGTTGGATTTCATCAGGATGATTCACCAATGGTTTCACAATTGTTAACAATAAATCTTCAATATTTGGCATATCATTCATAGTGTTTACGCTTATTTATTAGCTGCTTTAGCTTCTAATTTGTTTTCGTGGTGTTTTTTCATCACGCCTTGACGAGATAAAATGTCACGAACTGTATCAGTTGGTTGCGCACCATCTTTTAACCATTTTAAAGCTAATTCTTCATCTAACTCAATAGTTTCTGGTTGAGTAGTTGGGTTGTAAGTACCAATTTTTTCAATGATACGACCATCACGTGGTGAACGTGCGTCTGCTGCAACGATACGGTAGAATGGGTTACGTTTAGATCCCATACGTTTTAAACGAATTTTTACTGCCATGAGTAAGTTCCTCCTAAAAATTAAGTGTTTTTATATATTTAAAGCCTTAAAAGCTCATCACAAGTAAACATGATAACAAGTTTTTGTCAGCTTGTAAAGTATTTTCTCTTTACAGGGCGAATATATTTTTCCCTATCGGTGAAAAAAGGCTTATTTCCCTTTTTTCTTAGCTTTTTTCAACTTGCGGGCCATTTGTTTGGCTTGTAATTCAGCGACCCGGTTCTGGTTACGGTTGCCACCGCCTCCAAATCCACCGAAGCCACCGCCTCCTAGGCCACCCAACATGTTTTGAAGAGCGCCCATGTTGCCGTTAGACATAGCTGACATCAATTTACGTGACTCGTTAAACTGTTTAATTAAACGGTTCACTTCTTGTAGTGTAGTCGCTGACCCTTTAGCGATACGACGACGGCGTGATTGGTTGATTGAATCTGGATTTTCACGCTCATACGGGGTCATAGATTGGATCATGGCCTTGGTTTGCGCCATTTGTTTCGGATCAATATTTAAGTCGTCCAAATTCCCCAATTTATTCATACCTGGAATCATCTTCAAGATATCTTTCATAGAACCCATCTTGTTCATCTGGTCCATGTTTTTAATGAAGTCATTGAAGTCATAGGTATTTTCACGCATCTTAGCTGCCATTGCTTCTGCTTCATTTTCATCAAACTCCGCTTGGGCTTTCTCTATAAGGGTTAACATATCCCCCATACCCAAAATTCGGTTAGCCATACGGTCTGGGTAGAAGCGCTCAATCTCGTTTAATTTCTCACCAGTACCCGTAAATTTAATCGGTTTACCAGTTACAGAAACGATAGATAAGGCCGCACCACCACGGGTGTCACCATCTAATTTCGTTAAGACAACCCCTGTGATATCCAACTCTTCGTCAAAGGCCTTAGCCACGTTGGCTGCCTCTTGACCAGTCATCGAGTCAACAGTTAATAAGATTTCATCCGGTTCTACTGCCGCTTTAATATCTTTTAACTCAGTCATTAACCGTTCATCAATTTGTAGACGACCGGCCGTATCGATGAAGACTAGGTCATGACCATTCATTTTAGCGTATTCAATCGCTTGCGTCGCAATCTCAACTGGACTTACTTGGTCACCCAAAGTAAAGACTGGTAAGTCTAATTGCTGACCAATTGTTTGTAACTGGTTGATAGCAGCTGGACGGTAAATATCACCGGCTACTAATAATGGTTTCTTGTGGTCATTTTTCTTCAAGAAGGCCGCTAACTTACCAACGGTAGTCGTTTTCCCGGCACCTTGAAGACCTGCCATCATAATCACGGTTGGTGGTGTGGTTGCGAATTGAATATCTTCGTGTTCTCCACCCATTAAGTCAGTTAATTCGTCGTTAACAATCTTCACGACTTGTTGCGCTGGCGATAGTGATTGCAATACCTCACTGTTTAGCGCACGTTCATTGACACGTTTCACAAAGTCTTTCACGACTTTAAAGTTCACGTCAGCTTCTAGTAAAGCCAGACGCACTTCACGCATCATTTCTTTTAAATCGCCCTCGGTAATTTTACCCTTCTTACCCATCGTTTGGACAGCGCCTTGTAGCCTATCCGATAAACTTTCGAAAGCCATTCTTGGTAACACTCCTTATTTATTCATTCATCTTAAGCATTCACTTCGGACATTTATTAAATCAGAAATTGTTAAAATTCTTCACTTGCTTCATCACGGTTATCGATCGCAATTAATTGCTTCATATAGTCTGCTAGTTGCGTATCATCTGGGTATTTTTTCGCTACATAGGCAGCCATCTTTTCCCCTACCGCCTCACGCGCATAATAATCACGCGCCAAGTGCAAATGATTTTCATATTTCAACAAACTTTTTTCTGTCCGTCGAATGTTGTCATAAACTGCTTGTCTTGACACATCAAAATGTTCTGCGATTTCCCCTAATGAAAAATCTTCAGCATAGTACAGTTCAATATAAACACGTTGCTTTTCAGTTAACAAATCCCCATAAAAAATCAATAGGGTATTCATTTCATTTGTTTTTTGAATCTCCATCTAAGCCTCTTCTATCTGTCTAAAATTTGTCAAGCAGTTTTCCTTTACAAGTGTTTAGTATACACTATCAAACCCCTAGAATCAACGATATGGCCCAAGTCCTTTAGTCGTTTTTATCGGCTATCAACTTCAAGTATTTGATATACTTTATCCACAATATGAAAAAACCGGAGGCTGAATTTAGCCCCCGATCACGCACTTGCCTTAATAATTAAGCTTCCGGATCTTTCAACCCAGCTAATTTCTTCACTACGTATACAATAATGGTCACAACAAGAACGGTAGCTAGGATAATACCCCAAGTAGCTAATGTCAATGGTTCTGTACCAAATACATTGTTTAAGAAAGGTACATAAACAACCAATAATTGTAGGACTACTGAGAAGGCCATTGCGGCTAATAGTTGTTTGTTTTGGAAGAAGGTCTTATCTAGTCCAAATCCTGATAAACGACGAACGTTTAAAATATGGAACAACTGCGCAATTGCCATGTAAGTAAATGTCGCAGTTTGTGCATAAGTTAAGCTCATACCAAAGATATTATGGAATAGGTAGAATACCCCAAAGGCACCTAGACCAATAATCACACCTGAGATGATAATCCGACTTAAGAATGTCTTATTCACTAAACCAGATTCCGGATTTCTTGGTGGATGTTCCATAACATTGCTTTCTGCCTTTTCATAAGCTAACGCAATCGCTGGACCAATATCTACTAATAGGTTTAAGAATAAGATGTGTAGTGGTTGAATTGGCATTGGTAACATAAAGACAATCGTCGTTAGGATCGCCATAATCTCTACCATGTTACAAGCGAATAAGAAGGAAATGAATTTTTTGATATTTTCAAAAATGATACGTCCTTCACGAACCGCGTCCACAATCGTACCAAAAGCGTCATCCGTTAAAATCATGTCTGATGCTTCTTTGGCAACTTCAGTACCACGGATCCCCATGGCAACCCCGATATCCGCACCATTTAAGGCTGGTGCATCGTTAACCCCATCACCTGTCATCGCCACAACGTTGCCTTCATCTTGGAAGGCACGGACAATTTGTAACTTGTTTTCCGGTGATACGCGGGCAAATACGGCCACATCGCGGATTTTATCGATAAAGTCTTTGTCTTCATGGATGGCATCCAATTCTTTACCAGTCATGGTATTTTCATGGTTTTCAATTCCA encodes:
- the rpsP gene encoding 30S ribosomal protein S16 — protein: MAVKIRLKRMGSKRNPFYRIVAADARSPRDGRIIEKIGTYNPTTQPETIELDEELALKWLKDGAQPTDTVRDILSRQGVMKKHHENKLEAKAANK
- the trmD gene encoding tRNA (guanosine(37)-N1)-methyltransferase TrmD, producing MQIDVLSLFPEMFEGPMNTSIIGKAQEKGVANIDVTDFRKFAVNKHGHVDDYPYGGGAGMLLRVDPINDALEEIEGKHPNTKKRVVLMDPAGETFTQKHAESFAKDDHLIFICGHYEGYDERIRSYVTDEISVGDYVLTGGELGAMIVIDATVRLLEDAVGNEESITGDSFSTGLLEYPQYTRPAEYKGMTVPDVLMSGNHAKIADWKGKESLRRTYERRPDMLENYPLTDQQAKWLEEIKAETE
- a CDS encoding putative DNA-binding protein, which encodes MEIQKTNEMNTLLIFYGDLLTEKQRVYIELYYAEDFSLGEIAEHFDVSRQAVYDNIRRTEKSLLKYENHLHLARDYYAREAVGEKMAAYVAKKYPDDTQLADYMKQLIAIDNRDEASEEF
- the rimM gene encoding ribosome maturation factor RimM (Essential for efficient processing of 16S rRNA), whose product is MVKIEGMAEEQYYLVGKIVNTQALRGEVRVMATTDFPEERFRIGATLAIFNGDKLVETVEVDGHRLHKNFNLLHFKGKDNINDVEKFKGFDLKVAGTEREADELDENEFYYDDIIGLEVYTTDETYLGKVREITSLPSNDVWAIQRPNKGKDILIPYIEDIVLEIDLDDNRVVIDPMDGLIDDVDAEKGDA
- a CDS encoding KH domain-containing protein, which produces MPNIEDLLLTIVKPLVNHPDEIQLHIVDGDEFLEYHLLLHPDDVGRVIGKGGRVANAIRTIIYSVRVEGPKRIRLVIDRED
- the ffh gene encoding signal recognition particle protein, producing the protein MAFESLSDRLQGAVQTMGKKGKITEGDLKEMMREVRLALLEADVNFKVVKDFVKRVNERALNSEVLQSLSPAQQVVKIVNDELTDLMGGEHEDIQFATTPPTVIMMAGLQGAGKTTTVGKLAAFLKKNDHKKPLLVAGDIYRPAAINQLQTIGQQLDLPVFTLGDQVSPVEIATQAIEYAKMNGHDLVFIDTAGRLQIDERLMTELKDIKAAVEPDEILLTVDSMTGQEAANVAKAFDEELDITGVVLTKLDGDTRGGAALSIVSVTGKPIKFTGTGEKLNEIERFYPDRMANRILGMGDMLTLIEKAQAEFDENEAEAMAAKMRENTYDFNDFIKNMDQMNKMGSMKDILKMIPGMNKLGNLDDLNIDPKQMAQTKAMIQSMTPYERENPDSINQSRRRRIAKGSATTLQEVNRLIKQFNESRKLMSAMSNGNMGALQNMLGGLGGGGFGGFGGGGNRNQNRVAELQAKQMARKLKKAKKKGK